In the genome of Bombus affinis isolate iyBomAffi1 chromosome 7, iyBomAffi1.2, whole genome shotgun sequence, one region contains:
- the LOC126918336 gene encoding rho guanine nucleotide exchange factor 12 isoform X4: protein MNGTAALRRSVGGGGGAAGGGTVEPAPVATLVVYKDEAGYGMKVSGDNPVYVQSVKEGGAAARAGLHAGDKIIKVNGVNVMQSTHTDVVQLIKSSTQVVLTVQQKPVATNSATTTATGLQVGLAGGHQRPVSLSAGTTMVSPSQPATSLLRASTAPATGAPCNARITGPQPVDHEKKRQLETQRVHTFQLMLEKEQSYVDKLRSELAKASTGSSNVNVVARQTELAGAERRVRTLQDQLAAITTNEQLSQGANLGSSNSLNKHQRTKSSPEQLGTTSISPSEASRRLIASESMNDLSPPRHVRHSDIDIDELPHITPPGTPPPPYPVASPGNDTSSSTINDTILNEGIPGLPILQQPIMSMEDDDMSDQEVGQLEDHGPFKSLSRLWGHHAHLAVFINYVLSNSDPSSLLFYLVTDLYKEGNAKEMRKWAYEIHSSFLVPGAPLRLHNVDENVAHEIDDVLLKESDKEEILRKIFWKARTRAKDELNGQLADFQQKRTAGLGTLFGPSDAQLDESASDKARETKIIETYLLPKMEPYLEDIEKEHVDLRQFTTAAGLATILTKIFQVRSVSLDRVPTFVAKDKSNLKVRLLTGKTRKMTIRGHHFVAHQYFTITYCNHCQLIIGGIGPQGYLCSDCSLSVHRQCVRVVEENCPGPLVRKERGNDRISKLMERIRPERKPPSSHHHHPQNHMLHDKIKRSEEDTGTLTDGENGEHRGGVIAGNTRSSSERGRISAYSGASDHADSMDNPSSREDISEMVQQNISSKPKTSNINRSESYKERIHHKRQLREKRKTSDPNLSKTKAGFSDCEQAGTFPGNSAGSSSNSSLSTRSLDSPSTSLEQVHPATSATNISTSWDSDVDVEPDPPDWSQGVAEDVLARLSNAEKKRQEVINELFHTERSHVRALRVLSHVFHKPLLESQVLPLDQIQLLFSNLDEMLTIHSRFNQTMKRKKKENPCVGDVGDLLLEMFDGENGEAFERAASTYCAKQQVALDALRDRRRKDPKLNSFLNEIEANPLCRRLQLKDHILTGMLRLTKYPLLFENLAKFTPESNEKERAAVLRSLDRSKEILSCVNQAVREAEDYQRLAEIQRTIDRSAFDKFDHPTVQEFKNLDITKRKLIYEGPLQWRRTEQNRAKPVDLHVVLLDDTILLLHRQDEKYLLKFINPNQANSVLSPIVKVSTVLVRNNAVDKNSLYLVNTSQNGAQIHDLVAASPAEQKQWFKHISEAAEAYKARDKQGRRPTPPTTLPEEPGPTIEDPSSMEHDNIPNKTDQEQEHELETKESTQDTSVEQEGELPNTSGPEISRTDQTKQQQPHQHSSEPSTTGEPLRLVTCTQASLIDPLEVHVEVPPVHVAEPVLTPIECLRRKDEIIKQALIEKQLLVADILNIPKEDFEHVADMASEPSSMEKEPSELILAAISQANQLVGMLNSALNVSETETVLASRGVSALATPPSCEATGCPSPRLHLHPQQPAISIASLQPVCHSLTSQLSQLLEIIKEREEERETLRKELRRSRERLHALDADIQRREFSETCTVSSQTQTKPSEVLNADSSIDDPTRDEFVDARGESETNEESEHIEHETETIVMGDSVG from the exons GCGGTGCAGCCGCGAGAGCTGGCCTTCACGCGGGCGACAAAATCATCAAG GTTAACGGCGTGAATGTAATGCAGTCCACGCATACGGATGTTGTACAGCTCATAAAGT CTTCGACGCAGGTGGTACTGACGGTACAGCAGAAGCCAGTTGCAACGAATAGTGCGACAACGACGGCCACAGGGCTACAAGTTGGTTTGGCGGGTGGACACCAGCGACCAGTTAGTTTATCAGCCGGTACCACGATGGTATCACCCTCGCAACCGGCGACTTCCTTACTCAGGGCGTCGACTGCTCCAGCGACCGGTGCACCGTGTAATGCACGTATTACGGGACCTCAACCCGTTGAT CATGAGAAAAAACGGCAATTGGAAACTCAGCGCGTTCATACATTCCAGCTTATGTTGGAGAAAGAACAAAGTTACGTTGATAAGCTTCGCAGCGAACTCGCGAAAGCTAGTACTGGTAGTAGTAATGTTAATGTTGTAGCACGACAAACAGAACTAGCGGGCGCCGAAAGGAGGGTACGCACTCTTCAGGACCAGTTGGCTGCTATTACAACCAATGAACAG CTTTCACAGGGTGCAAACTTGGGTTCTTCAAATTCACTTAATAAACATCAACGGACGAAATCCAGTCCAGAACAATTGGGAACAACAAGTATTTCTCCATCAGAAGCTAGTAGACGTTTAATAGCATCAGAGTCAATGAATGATCTTTCTCCTCCAAGGCATGTAAGGCATAGTGACATTGATATAGATGAATTACCTCATATCACTCCTCCAGGAACTCCACCTCCACCATATCCAGTTGCTAGTCCAGGAAATGATACCTCCAGTTCTACTATTAATGAT acAATATTAAATGAAGGTATTCCTGGACTGCCAATATTACAGCAGCCAATTATGTCAATGGAAGACGATGATATGAGTGATCAAGAAGTT GGACAGTTAGAAGATCATGGACCATTCAAATCTTTGTCTCGATTATGGGGACATCATGCACACCTTgctgtatttattaattatgttCTGTCAAATAGTGATCCCTCCAGTCTG tTGTTCTACTTAGTAACGGATCTGTACAAAGAAGGCAATGCAAAAGAAATGAGGAAGTGGGCATATGAAATTCATTCTAGTTTTTTAGTACCTGGTGCA CCTCTCCGTCTGCATAATGTAGACGAAAATGTAGCACATGAAATAGACGACGTTCTTTTAAAGGAATCTGATAAGGAAGAGATTCTACGAAAA ATATTCTGGAAAGCTCGTACACGTGCAAAAGACGAGCTAAACGGGCAACTTGCAGACTTTCAACAAAAGAGAACTGCTGGATTAGGTACGTTATTTGGTCCAAGCGACGCTCAGTTGGATGAAAGTGCATCTGATAAGGCGCGAGAAACAAAAATCATAGAAACATACCTCTTACCCAAAATGGAGCCTTATTT AGAAGATATTGAAAAAGAACACGTAGATTTGCGACAATTCACAACAGCAGCTGGTTTGGCAacaatattaacaaaaatttttCAAGTTCGATCAGTATCACTTGACCGAGTACCTACTTTTGTCGCAAAAGATAAGTCAAATCTCAAAGTCCGCCTGCTTACAggaaaaacaagaaaaatgacAATCAGAGGACATCATTTTGTAGCTCATCAATACTTTACTATTACTTACTGTAATCATTGTCAACTTATCATTGGTGGAATTGGACCTCAAGGATATTTATGTAGTG ATTGTTCTCTAAGTGTTCATCGTCAATGTGTTCGAGTAGTAGAAGAAAATTGTCCTGGACCATTGGTTAGAAAGGAAAGAGGCAATGATCGTATAAGCAAATTGATGGAGCGTATCAGGCCTGAAAGGAAACCACCATCATCACACCATCATCATCCTCAAAATCACATGCTTCATG ACAAGATTAAAAGGAGCGAAGAAGATACTGGTACATTGACTGATGGTGAAAATG GAGAACATCGCGGGGGCGTCATAGCCGGAAACACGCGTAGTAGTAGCGAAAGAGGACGCATTTCCGCTTACAGCGGGGCCTCCGATCACGCCGATAGTATGGACAATCCTTCTTCGCGGGAAGATATTTCTGAAAT GGTGCAGCAAAATATTTCCAGTAAGCCAAAGACGTCAAACATAAACAGGTCTGAAAGTTACAAGGAGCGGATACATCACAAG CGACAGTTACGAGAAAAGAGGAAGACCAGCGATCCAAATCTCTCCAAAACAAA GGCTGGTTTCAGTGACTGCGAGCAAGCTGGGACATTTCCTGGGAATTCAGCGGGCAGTTCGTCGAACAGTAGCCTGTCGACGAGAAGTTTGGACAGTCCCAGTACCAGTCTGGAACAGGTACACCCAGCAACCTCTGCAACAAACATATCGACCTCGTGGGACAGCGATGTTGATGTTGAACCGGATCCACCAGATTGGAGTCAAGGCGTTGCCGAGGATGTACTTGCGCGACTCAGTAACGCGGAGAAAAAACGACAAGAAGTTATCAATG AACTCTTTCACACGGAGCGATCACACGTGCGGGCGCTTAGAGTGTTGTCACACGTCTTCCACAAGCCGCTCCTTGAATCTCAAGTACTTCCCTTAGACCAAATACAGTTACTATTTTCCAATTTAGACGAAATGTTAACGATTCATTCGCGCTTCAATCAAACGATGAAACGCAAGAAGAAGGAAAACCCGTGTGTTGGTGATGTCGGGGATCTTCTCCTAGAGATGTTCGACGGCGAGAACGGAGAGGCGTTTGAGAGAGCCGCATCCACCTACTGTGCGAAACAGCAAGTAGCCTTGGATGCCTTGCGAGACCGTCGTCGCAAGGATCCAAAATTGAATTCCTTTCTGAACGAGATCGAGGCTAATCCCCTTTGTCGAAGGCTACAGCTCAAAGATCATATCCTGACGGGAATGCTTCGATTGACCAAATACCCTCTGCTCTTTGAGAATTTGGCGAAATTCACGCCGGAGAGTAACGAAAAGGAACGAGCCGCGGTTTTGCGAAGTCTCGATCGAAGCAAGGAAATTCTCAGTTGTGTTAACCAAGCCGTACGCGAGGCTGAAGATTATCAAAGGTTGGCAGAAATCCAACGTACAATTGATAGATCTGCATTCGATAAATTCGATCATCCGACCGTTCAGGAATTCAAGAATCTAGACATTACGAAACGTAAATTAATATACGAAGGTCCGTTGCAATGGCGTAGAACTGAACAAAATCGAGCGAAACCGGTCGATCTGCATGTGGTGTTGCTCGACGACACGATACTCCTGTTGCATCGACAGGACGAAAAGTACCTGCTAAAATTCATCAACCCAAACCAAGCGAACTCTGTATTGAGTCCTATCGTAAAGGTATCCACTGTTCTCGTCAGGAATAACGCCGTGGACAAAAATTCTCTCTATCTGGTCAACACATCGCAAAACGGTGCGCAAATCCATGATTTAGTCGCAGCTTCGCCTGCGGAACAAAAGCAATGGTTTAAGCACATCTCCGAGGCAGCTGAAGCGTACAAGGCTCGTGATAAGCAAGGCAGAAGACCTACTCCGCCTACTACACTGCCAGAAGAACCTGGACCTACAATTGAAGATCCTTCTTCGATGGAACATGACAATATTCCTAATAAAACGGATCAGGAACAGGAACATGAACTAGAAACAAAGGAATCTACGCAAGATACTAGCGTGGAACAAGAAGGAGAGCTGCCTAATACTTCTGGGCCTGAGATTTCAAGGACTGATCAAACGAAACAGCAACAGCCACACCAACACTCGTCTGAACCTTCGACAACAG GAGAACCATTACGATTAGTTACTTGTACACAAGCATCGTTAATTGACCCGCTTGAAGTTCACGTAGAAGTACCGCCTGTTCATGTTGCGGAACCGGTGCTTACACCAATAG AATGTCTTAGAAGAAAGGACGAGATTATTAAACAAGCTTTAATCGAAAAACAATTATTGGTAgcagatatattaaatattccgAAAGAAGATTTCGAACACGTAGCAGACATGGCGTCCGAGCCATCGAGCATGGAAAAAGAACCTTCTGAGCTTATACTCGCTGCTATTAGTCAag CGAATCAATTAGTAGGAATGTTAAATTCAGCGTTAAATGTAAGTGAAACGGAAACTGTTCTTGCATCGCGTGGGGTATCGGCATTAGCAACACCACCAAGTTGCGAAGCGACTGGCTGTCCATCACCACGATTGCACCTTCATCCTCAGCAACCAGCGATATCAATTGCGAGTTTACAACCAGTGTGTCACTCTTTGACCTCTCAATTGTCACAATTACTG GAAATTATAAAAGAAAGGGAAGAGGAACGTGAAACGTTGAGAAAAGAGTTACGCAGAAGTAGAGAACGTCTTCATGCTCTTGATGCAGATATACAACGTCGTGAATTTTCAGAAACATGCACTGTGTCAAGTCAAACACAAACGAAACCCA GTGAAGTTTTAAATGCAGATAGCAGTATTGACGATCCCACTCGTGAT GAATTTGTGGATGCACGTGGTGAATCTGAGACAAATGAAGAATCAGAACACATAGAACATGAAACAGAAACAATAGTAATGGGGGATAGTGTTGGTTGA
- the LOC126918336 gene encoding rho guanine nucleotide exchange factor 11 isoform X1, with amino-acid sequence MNGTAALRRSVGGGGGAAGGGTVEPAPVATLVVYKDEAGYGMKVSGDNPVYVQSVKEGGAAARAGLHAGDKIIKVNGVNVMQSTHTDVVQLIKSSTQVVLTVQQKPVATNSATTTATGLQVGLAGGHQRPVSLSAGTTMVSPSQPATSLLRASTAPATGAPCNARITGPQPVDHEKKRQLETQRVHTFQLMLEKEQSYVDKLRSELAKASTGSSNVNVVARQTELAGAERRVRTLQDQLAAITTNEQLCSLVTNTSCSPGYYSPLSSSSGDVPPPLPSRKSLSMQSLSPPPLPPRPPPTTNTHHVAQLELERHLLTHLTPSTTSHGIPNSLSQGANLGSSNSLNKHQRTKSSPEQLGTTSISPSEASRRLIASESMNDLSPPRHVRHSDIDIDELPHITPPGTPPPPYPVASPGNDTSSSTINDTILNEGIPGLPILQQPIMSMEDDDMSDQEVGQLEDHGPFKSLSRLWGHHAHLAVFINYVLSNSDPSSLLFYLVTDLYKEGNAKEMRKWAYEIHSSFLVPGAPLRLHNVDENVAHEIDDVLLKESDKEEILRKIFWKARTRAKDELNGQLADFQQKRTAGLGTLFGPSDAQLDESASDKARETKIIETYLLPKMEPYLEDIEKEHVDLRQFTTAAGLATILTKIFQVRSVSLDRVPTFVAKDKSNLKVRLLTGKTRKMTIRGHHFVAHQYFTITYCNHCQLIIGGIGPQGYLCSDCSLSVHRQCVRVVEENCPGPLVRKERGNDRISKLMERIRPERKPPSSHHHHPQNHMLHDKIKRSEEDTGTLTDGENGEHRGGVIAGNTRSSSERGRISAYSGASDHADSMDNPSSREDISEMVQQNISSKPKTSNINRSESYKERIHHKRQLREKRKTSDPNLSKTKAGFSDCEQAGTFPGNSAGSSSNSSLSTRSLDSPSTSLEQVHPATSATNISTSWDSDVDVEPDPPDWSQGVAEDVLARLSNAEKKRQEVINELFHTERSHVRALRVLSHVFHKPLLESQVLPLDQIQLLFSNLDEMLTIHSRFNQTMKRKKKENPCVGDVGDLLLEMFDGENGEAFERAASTYCAKQQVALDALRDRRRKDPKLNSFLNEIEANPLCRRLQLKDHILTGMLRLTKYPLLFENLAKFTPESNEKERAAVLRSLDRSKEILSCVNQAVREAEDYQRLAEIQRTIDRSAFDKFDHPTVQEFKNLDITKRKLIYEGPLQWRRTEQNRAKPVDLHVVLLDDTILLLHRQDEKYLLKFINPNQANSVLSPIVKVSTVLVRNNAVDKNSLYLVNTSQNGAQIHDLVAASPAEQKQWFKHISEAAEAYKARDKQGRRPTPPTTLPEEPGPTIEDPSSMEHDNIPNKTDQEQEHELETKESTQDTSVEQEGELPNTSGPEISRTDQTKQQQPHQHSSEPSTTGEPLRLVTCTQASLIDPLEVHVEVPPVHVAEPVLTPIECLRRKDEIIKQALIEKQLLVADILNIPKEDFEHVADMASEPSSMEKEPSELILAAISQANQLVGMLNSALNVSETETVLASRGVSALATPPSCEATGCPSPRLHLHPQQPAISIASLQPVCHSLTSQLSQLLEIIKEREEERETLRKELRRSRERLHALDADIQRREFSETCTVSSQTQTKPSEVLNADSSIDDPTRDEFVDARGESETNEESEHIEHETETIVMGDSVG; translated from the exons GCGGTGCAGCCGCGAGAGCTGGCCTTCACGCGGGCGACAAAATCATCAAG GTTAACGGCGTGAATGTAATGCAGTCCACGCATACGGATGTTGTACAGCTCATAAAGT CTTCGACGCAGGTGGTACTGACGGTACAGCAGAAGCCAGTTGCAACGAATAGTGCGACAACGACGGCCACAGGGCTACAAGTTGGTTTGGCGGGTGGACACCAGCGACCAGTTAGTTTATCAGCCGGTACCACGATGGTATCACCCTCGCAACCGGCGACTTCCTTACTCAGGGCGTCGACTGCTCCAGCGACCGGTGCACCGTGTAATGCACGTATTACGGGACCTCAACCCGTTGAT CATGAGAAAAAACGGCAATTGGAAACTCAGCGCGTTCATACATTCCAGCTTATGTTGGAGAAAGAACAAAGTTACGTTGATAAGCTTCGCAGCGAACTCGCGAAAGCTAGTACTGGTAGTAGTAATGTTAATGTTGTAGCACGACAAACAGAACTAGCGGGCGCCGAAAGGAGGGTACGCACTCTTCAGGACCAGTTGGCTGCTATTACAACCAATGAACAG CTTTGCTCGTTGGTAACAAACACCTCGTGTTCCCCGGGTTATTATTCACCCTTAAGTAGTAGCAGTGGTGATGTACCACCGCCTCTACCATCTCGTAAATCCTTGTCCATGCAAAGCCTGTCTCCGCCACCATTGCCTCCCAGACCTCCGCCTACTACAAATACGCACCACGTAGCCCAGTTGGAGCTGGAGCGTCATCTGTTGACTCATTTAACGCCCTCAACCACCAGTCATGGCATACCTAACTCT CTTTCACAGGGTGCAAACTTGGGTTCTTCAAATTCACTTAATAAACATCAACGGACGAAATCCAGTCCAGAACAATTGGGAACAACAAGTATTTCTCCATCAGAAGCTAGTAGACGTTTAATAGCATCAGAGTCAATGAATGATCTTTCTCCTCCAAGGCATGTAAGGCATAGTGACATTGATATAGATGAATTACCTCATATCACTCCTCCAGGAACTCCACCTCCACCATATCCAGTTGCTAGTCCAGGAAATGATACCTCCAGTTCTACTATTAATGAT acAATATTAAATGAAGGTATTCCTGGACTGCCAATATTACAGCAGCCAATTATGTCAATGGAAGACGATGATATGAGTGATCAAGAAGTT GGACAGTTAGAAGATCATGGACCATTCAAATCTTTGTCTCGATTATGGGGACATCATGCACACCTTgctgtatttattaattatgttCTGTCAAATAGTGATCCCTCCAGTCTG tTGTTCTACTTAGTAACGGATCTGTACAAAGAAGGCAATGCAAAAGAAATGAGGAAGTGGGCATATGAAATTCATTCTAGTTTTTTAGTACCTGGTGCA CCTCTCCGTCTGCATAATGTAGACGAAAATGTAGCACATGAAATAGACGACGTTCTTTTAAAGGAATCTGATAAGGAAGAGATTCTACGAAAA ATATTCTGGAAAGCTCGTACACGTGCAAAAGACGAGCTAAACGGGCAACTTGCAGACTTTCAACAAAAGAGAACTGCTGGATTAGGTACGTTATTTGGTCCAAGCGACGCTCAGTTGGATGAAAGTGCATCTGATAAGGCGCGAGAAACAAAAATCATAGAAACATACCTCTTACCCAAAATGGAGCCTTATTT AGAAGATATTGAAAAAGAACACGTAGATTTGCGACAATTCACAACAGCAGCTGGTTTGGCAacaatattaacaaaaatttttCAAGTTCGATCAGTATCACTTGACCGAGTACCTACTTTTGTCGCAAAAGATAAGTCAAATCTCAAAGTCCGCCTGCTTACAggaaaaacaagaaaaatgacAATCAGAGGACATCATTTTGTAGCTCATCAATACTTTACTATTACTTACTGTAATCATTGTCAACTTATCATTGGTGGAATTGGACCTCAAGGATATTTATGTAGTG ATTGTTCTCTAAGTGTTCATCGTCAATGTGTTCGAGTAGTAGAAGAAAATTGTCCTGGACCATTGGTTAGAAAGGAAAGAGGCAATGATCGTATAAGCAAATTGATGGAGCGTATCAGGCCTGAAAGGAAACCACCATCATCACACCATCATCATCCTCAAAATCACATGCTTCATG ACAAGATTAAAAGGAGCGAAGAAGATACTGGTACATTGACTGATGGTGAAAATG GAGAACATCGCGGGGGCGTCATAGCCGGAAACACGCGTAGTAGTAGCGAAAGAGGACGCATTTCCGCTTACAGCGGGGCCTCCGATCACGCCGATAGTATGGACAATCCTTCTTCGCGGGAAGATATTTCTGAAAT GGTGCAGCAAAATATTTCCAGTAAGCCAAAGACGTCAAACATAAACAGGTCTGAAAGTTACAAGGAGCGGATACATCACAAG CGACAGTTACGAGAAAAGAGGAAGACCAGCGATCCAAATCTCTCCAAAACAAA GGCTGGTTTCAGTGACTGCGAGCAAGCTGGGACATTTCCTGGGAATTCAGCGGGCAGTTCGTCGAACAGTAGCCTGTCGACGAGAAGTTTGGACAGTCCCAGTACCAGTCTGGAACAGGTACACCCAGCAACCTCTGCAACAAACATATCGACCTCGTGGGACAGCGATGTTGATGTTGAACCGGATCCACCAGATTGGAGTCAAGGCGTTGCCGAGGATGTACTTGCGCGACTCAGTAACGCGGAGAAAAAACGACAAGAAGTTATCAATG AACTCTTTCACACGGAGCGATCACACGTGCGGGCGCTTAGAGTGTTGTCACACGTCTTCCACAAGCCGCTCCTTGAATCTCAAGTACTTCCCTTAGACCAAATACAGTTACTATTTTCCAATTTAGACGAAATGTTAACGATTCATTCGCGCTTCAATCAAACGATGAAACGCAAGAAGAAGGAAAACCCGTGTGTTGGTGATGTCGGGGATCTTCTCCTAGAGATGTTCGACGGCGAGAACGGAGAGGCGTTTGAGAGAGCCGCATCCACCTACTGTGCGAAACAGCAAGTAGCCTTGGATGCCTTGCGAGACCGTCGTCGCAAGGATCCAAAATTGAATTCCTTTCTGAACGAGATCGAGGCTAATCCCCTTTGTCGAAGGCTACAGCTCAAAGATCATATCCTGACGGGAATGCTTCGATTGACCAAATACCCTCTGCTCTTTGAGAATTTGGCGAAATTCACGCCGGAGAGTAACGAAAAGGAACGAGCCGCGGTTTTGCGAAGTCTCGATCGAAGCAAGGAAATTCTCAGTTGTGTTAACCAAGCCGTACGCGAGGCTGAAGATTATCAAAGGTTGGCAGAAATCCAACGTACAATTGATAGATCTGCATTCGATAAATTCGATCATCCGACCGTTCAGGAATTCAAGAATCTAGACATTACGAAACGTAAATTAATATACGAAGGTCCGTTGCAATGGCGTAGAACTGAACAAAATCGAGCGAAACCGGTCGATCTGCATGTGGTGTTGCTCGACGACACGATACTCCTGTTGCATCGACAGGACGAAAAGTACCTGCTAAAATTCATCAACCCAAACCAAGCGAACTCTGTATTGAGTCCTATCGTAAAGGTATCCACTGTTCTCGTCAGGAATAACGCCGTGGACAAAAATTCTCTCTATCTGGTCAACACATCGCAAAACGGTGCGCAAATCCATGATTTAGTCGCAGCTTCGCCTGCGGAACAAAAGCAATGGTTTAAGCACATCTCCGAGGCAGCTGAAGCGTACAAGGCTCGTGATAAGCAAGGCAGAAGACCTACTCCGCCTACTACACTGCCAGAAGAACCTGGACCTACAATTGAAGATCCTTCTTCGATGGAACATGACAATATTCCTAATAAAACGGATCAGGAACAGGAACATGAACTAGAAACAAAGGAATCTACGCAAGATACTAGCGTGGAACAAGAAGGAGAGCTGCCTAATACTTCTGGGCCTGAGATTTCAAGGACTGATCAAACGAAACAGCAACAGCCACACCAACACTCGTCTGAACCTTCGACAACAG GAGAACCATTACGATTAGTTACTTGTACACAAGCATCGTTAATTGACCCGCTTGAAGTTCACGTAGAAGTACCGCCTGTTCATGTTGCGGAACCGGTGCTTACACCAATAG AATGTCTTAGAAGAAAGGACGAGATTATTAAACAAGCTTTAATCGAAAAACAATTATTGGTAgcagatatattaaatattccgAAAGAAGATTTCGAACACGTAGCAGACATGGCGTCCGAGCCATCGAGCATGGAAAAAGAACCTTCTGAGCTTATACTCGCTGCTATTAGTCAag CGAATCAATTAGTAGGAATGTTAAATTCAGCGTTAAATGTAAGTGAAACGGAAACTGTTCTTGCATCGCGTGGGGTATCGGCATTAGCAACACCACCAAGTTGCGAAGCGACTGGCTGTCCATCACCACGATTGCACCTTCATCCTCAGCAACCAGCGATATCAATTGCGAGTTTACAACCAGTGTGTCACTCTTTGACCTCTCAATTGTCACAATTACTG GAAATTATAAAAGAAAGGGAAGAGGAACGTGAAACGTTGAGAAAAGAGTTACGCAGAAGTAGAGAACGTCTTCATGCTCTTGATGCAGATATACAACGTCGTGAATTTTCAGAAACATGCACTGTGTCAAGTCAAACACAAACGAAACCCA GTGAAGTTTTAAATGCAGATAGCAGTATTGACGATCCCACTCGTGAT GAATTTGTGGATGCACGTGGTGAATCTGAGACAAATGAAGAATCAGAACACATAGAACATGAAACAGAAACAATAGTAATGGGGGATAGTGTTGGTTGA